A segment of the Hemitrygon akajei chromosome 10, sHemAka1.3, whole genome shotgun sequence genome:
TGAGTAAATGGAAGCAAGTCGTCCCTGATCCTAAGAGAGTGCAACACAGAGAAATGCAATGATGTATACGTGTTGTTGACATGCGATTGTATGCCTGTGTATACCTCTGCCTGTAACTGTGACCAGATAACTAACTTAACTCTGACTGCAATCATATGCTGACCTGCCTAGTCTCTCCCCCACAGGGCTTGCTTCGAAAAGCTGCAGGCAAATCATCTCAGCCTATGGTTAACAATAGACTACATCTCTGATGCCATTTATATTCTCGACATCCTCGTCAGGCTCAGAACAGGTTAGTTCTTGGCTGGCCAGATTACTGCTGCTTTGTAAACTGTTTCTGCTGGGTGCTCAATATTCCTTTATGAACTTTACCTGCTCACTGCCCCATCTCTTTATAAACTGTTTCTTCTTACTGCCCCTCCCTTCATAAACCACTTTTTCCTCAGCAACCTGACTCTTTAAAAGATTTTGTGATCTTTGACCCTCCTTTCAGATACTGAGGAATTATCCCAGAGGATGCTGTCTTTCTCTTAAGGTGTACTTGGGAGTTTACTTTCATTGCTGAGTTTGGATGGATTCATGTTCATCAAGGCTGTTTTACTTTCAGCTTCGTTATCACACAACTCACCCTTCTCTACTTTTTTTCTGGAATTTCTTCCCATTTTCTACCATTCAAATGCAGATTAGGGGCATTTTATAACAAACATTTAACTCATCGATCTGAATTTTGGGATGTGGGTAGAAGCCAGAGCATTGGGATGAAACCTACgtaatcacagggagaatgtgtaaactccacacagacggcaCCTGAGGCCGGGACTGTAACCTATGAGCTAGCTGTTCTATCAGCTACAGAACTGTGCCTCCACTGGTCATTGATGCTGAGCTCTTGGCAGAAACAACTCTCTCACCTTCAGGGTGGAGGTCTTGGCTCTGTACAATCTCCAGTGACAGGAGAGTGATGACTCCTCCACAATCCTTTCACCTCTTGCATTCAGCAAGACCAAACTGACAATGTGTCAACAGTCACAGAGCATTGATGTCAGCTGTCTCATAGTAAGGGGGCACCAtgagttctgacaaagggtcaaaGATCCCAAACTTTGTTTCTTgtacacaaatgctgcctgacttgatgttTCTTTCAAGCATTTTCAGCTTTTTGTTATAAATCTGTAATTGTgaaattgagagagagagatcttcGAGAGGATAGTGTGATGATCTTCGAGAGGATAGTGTGATGATCTTAGAGAGGATAGTGTGATGATCTTCGAGAGGATAGTGTGATGATCTTAGAGAGGATAGTGTGATGATCTTAGAGAGGGTAGTGTGATGATCTTCGAGAGGATAGTGTGATGATCTTAGAGAGGATAGTGTGATGATCTTGACATTATCAACAGTGTCAACAGAGAGATACATCAGAGTTAGGAACTGATAGAGAGAAGATTATCAGAACCATGCAGCCAAAGAACAAGGTCAGCAGCTCACCTCCCAACATTGCTCCACCATTTAGAAAGATCATGCCGATCTAACGTTCCTCATCCATCTTTGTCCCTTTACTCCTTGATCCTTGATTCTCGCAACGAAAACAAATCCATCcatcattgaatatattcaagaaTTCAGCTTCCATAGCATAGAGTTCCTAATTTATCCTCTTCTTTGTTCTATATAGACATCCCTGATTCtgcaactgtgtcctctggtcatgaaTTCCCCCAAAATTTACCCTGTAAGTGTATTTTTTTATTTAATAAAGGCCACCTCTCATTTTCTAGCTGCATTACTCTTCCTGATTACCCACAGCAACTGTTTGCCAGCATTTTAAATTTCATGAGGACCCATATCCCCACCATCTCTCCAGGCAGCACATTCTGGACTTTAATCAATCtgtgttgagtgaacttggccttttctccttggagcgatggaggatgagagatgacctgataggggtgtacaagataataagaggcattgatcatgtggatagtcagagtcttttccccagggctgaaatggctagcatgagaaggcacatttttaaggtgtttggaagtaggaacagaggagatgtcaggggtaagttttttacgcagagagtggtgggtgcgtggaatgggctgccggtggcagtggtggaggcggaaacaaaagggtcttttaagggactcctggatggatacatggagcttagaaaaatagagggctatgggtaagcctaggtagttctaaggtaaggatatgttcggcacagctttgtgggctgaagggcctgtattgtgctgtaggttttctatgtttctacatttctATAGAAAAACTCACTCTCAGATCCTCTGTACCATTCCTACCTTTAACCTGTTCACTCGTCTTAGGCGCCCATGCCATGAGAAATAAACAATGTTAGTATCTATCTTAACTAACCCACTGATCATATTATATACCTCTACCAAGTTACTTCTCAACTGATTGACTTGAAACCTTAACTTGTTGGTGACTAAATAAGAAACCAAGAGGCAAAGGTCCAAAGTCAAATCTCTGATCAAGGGGGAAATTGTAGAATTGTCAAGATCTCTAATACTCTATCTGAAAGGTTTCTAGTATAAACCATTATAAAATAGAGGTAAATGGTGAGGCCATTATAGATGATCAGAAACAGGGATACGAGTCTGAGCACTTGCTGCAACTCATTCAAAAGGCCAGCACTGATATGGTGATACAAAATCCCTTCTATCCCAGAAGTCTCTCTAATTCTGTCCCTTAGACAGTGAAATTGGAACAATATTACATTACATGTTATTACCAATATCTGGACTGCCTTTACTTCCGTTTGAATTAAAAAACATTGCTTCTATGTTCATTGACAGGGTTCCTTGAACAGGGTCTGCTCGTCAAAGACTTGAAAAAGTTACAACACCACTGCATCAAAACTTTCCAGTTTAAGCTGGATGTAATTTCAATCCTTCCCACTGATCTGGGCTATGTGGTAGTGGGACTCAATTACCCAGAGCTACGATTCAATCGCCTCCTGAAGTTTCCACGGCTCTTTGAGTTCTGCGATCGGACAGAAACCAGAACCAACTACCCAAATGCTTTTCGCATCAGTAACCTACTTCTGTATCTGCTGATCATCATTCACTGGAATGCCTGTATTTACTATGCCATTTCCAAATCCATCGGCTTTGGCAGAGATAGTTGGGTTTATCCTAACATCTCTGACCCCCAGCACGGTTACCTGGCAAGACAGTACATTTATTCCCTGTACTGGTCAACTCTCACCTTGACTACCATTGGGGAGATGCCAGCACCAGTTTCAGATGTAGAGTTCCTGTTCGTGGTCTTTGACTTTCTCGTGGGAGTTCTTATCTTTGCCACAGTTGTGGGTAATGTGGGATCAATGATCTCGAACATGAATGCATCCCGAGCAAACTTCCAGGCGAGAGTGGACGCCATCAAGCACTACATGCAGTTCAGAAAGGTTAGCAAAGAAGTGGAGGCTCGGGTGATCAAGTGGTTTGATTACCTGTGGGTCAGCCAGAAGGCGGTCGACGAGGGTGAGATACTGAAATATCTGCCGGATAAGCTGAAGGCTGAAATAGCCATCAATGTCCATCTGGAGACCCTCAGGAAGGTGCGCATCTTCCAGGACTGTGAGGCTGGCCTGTTGGTGGAGCTGGTGTTAAAGCTAAGACCACAGCTCTTCAGCCCTGGAGATTTTATTTGCCGCAAGGGAGATATAGGGAAGGAGATGTATATTATCAAGGAAGGGAGGCTGGCAGCAATGGCTGATGATGGCGTGACTGAGTTTGCCAGGCTGGGTGCTGGAAGCTGCTTTGGAGAAATCAGCATCTTGGACATCAAGGGAAGTAAAACAGGAAACAGGAGAACAGCAAATATTCGGAGCATTGGGTACTCCGATCTCTTCTGCCTGTCCAAAGATGACTTAATGCAAGCATTAATAGAGTTTCCAGAGGCTAAGAAAGTTCTGGAAGAGCGAGGCAGGAATATTTTAATCAAAGAAGGGCTGCTGAATGAAGAATATATGGTAGTATTGGGAGAGAAAGGCTTAGAGGAAAAGATAGAGAGACTCGAATCAAATCTGGATGCCTTACAGACACGGTTCGCAAGGCTGTTAAATGAGTACAGCTCAACACAGCAGAAGTTAAAACAAAGGATTGCCACCATTGAAAGGAAAGTAAGGTTGATTGATAATGGCTCAATATCTGATCATTCCGATGGTGTCTATGAGACAGAGTGAAGGAAGAGGGGGAGCTTGAGTGGATGGGAGAGATGAAGAGCTGGTAGAAGCCAGGTTTGCTTTCAACAACTCAACATGAAGCATCTGAAGAAAAAATCAATAAACCTGCTAACTTATGATACATAGAGTGATTGACTACTGTAAGTCTCAATTGAGAAACCAATAAAAACTCAACAATTTTtgatataaaatatatattttgtgatggtggggtggtgttacatttctaccaaaggagttgtaaggcactccttccttctgctagcctgcaggtcacccttggacaatgtgttgcacctgcttagaccctgatcagagtcatgtgaagccatgggagcaggtggtggatggtcgtatgagcagatggtgcatatcacaagccctagaccattgatgccaggcaaaccaatctctgacaagtattgataattgctggggtcacccatcttgtaaagacattgtccAGAAGAACTACTTCTGTacaaaaacttgccaagaacaaccatggtcgTGGATAGAAAAAAGAATAAGAGATGAAGAGAATAAGCATGAAGAGGGCCTTCCCCACAGGCAATGGCCAGattaaagaccatgattgcctacaACATACGACGTGGCACATATTGATGATGATGATATTTTGTCTATGGGTATAGGGATGATTTATAAACCTCTTTATGTTAAATATAATGTTTTAGCATAGGTGATAGAGATAGGTGATTCAAAATGGCGTCAAAGAACAGATGGAGAAGTAGTAGTGAGTTCAATTGCAAATTTATTGCCATAGGTCTACATACCCATGGCATATATACCATGAAAATTAGCTTCTTGCAGCAGTGGCATGGTACATCCCAAACATGGTTAGTCTCGAAGTTCCCTCCACAGAGGTGGCTGAATGGTGAAATTTCTGACTGAATTCACTTTAAGACAACAGGATCAGGGATTATAAAAGGAATGCAAATATAATATAGATATTCAAAGGGAACCTGTATTGTAACCTTTCTaccatctttgttctaaagaagGACACAGAATCAATCAgtttccatagatttaccattgTACAGTGGGGTGGTTTAAGGATCTACATGCCCATCTCCACAGGCTGCATGAATCAGGTGGTTTAACTGCACTATTTACACAAACCACTGCACTATCTCTCACGATTAATTCACCACCATCTctcactgtcaacatttcacacCATCTCACTAACTTCTCACCATCTCTCACCACCACCTCGAAACCACTCATTATCTCACCATCAGGTGACAGAGTTTGGTGTATTTGTTGACTATGTGGAAATCGTCTACAAGGAGAAATCGATGTGTTGGTGAAACATGCACAGaaatgcagatggagtttaatcatGAAATTATCTATTTTGGAAGCCCTGATGAGGCTATGATATACAGAGGGATTTTGTGTTTAAAATTCTTGAAGGTGACAGTGTGGTGAGGAAGATATTTGAAGCTCGCCTTCTTTAGCTGTCACAATGAATACAATATAAAGGAGGTTTTGCTTCATCTTTATAAAACATTTGTTAAATCTCAGCTGAACTACTgtttgcagttctgatcaccatcAGTAATGGAAGGCTACAAAAGAGGATGCAGAGATTTTGCATGATGCCAGAACGTTTTATTAAGAGAGGCTTGGTccattttagagtcatagagcactacagcatagaaagtGCCCTTTAGATAATCTTGTCCATGCCGAACTGTTGTCCTGACTCGTCCTAtcacctgcatctggaccattatcctccatactcctgccatccatgtacttaacaaACTTACCGTCGATATTGCAATCAAACCCATATTCACCAATTCCTCTGagagctcattctacactcacaccatcctctgagtaaAGATGCTGCTCCTCACATTCTTTTGTTTATTCACCttccactcttaacccatgacctccagttctagtgcCAACTAACATCAGTGGAAGAAGCATGTTTGtatttaccctaactatacccatcataattttgtatacctctatcaaatatacAAATTTCTCGGCTTATTAGAGTCTTTCttgaacaacggaacaacattggctgtcctccagtcctccagcacctcatctgtggctaaggatgtttttaCTACTGCTGCCAGGGTCCTTTCAATTTCTGAGCTggcctcccacaaggtctgaggAGTCATCTTGCCAGAAAATGACCTGTCCAATCCTTTCTGATGCTatcaaattggcctttctccaatctaaaatttcaacctgaggaccagtccTATTTTTTTCtacaattatcttgaaactaatggaggAAGTTAAGAGGAGACTTGATTGAAGTATATACAATGTTAAATAATATAGATAGGATGGACTGTAGGAAACATATCCCCTTATCAGAGATGAAGACATTATCACCAAAACTATCAAGCAATATTTAAACTCCAGTAGTCTAAATGCCCACTTTGTGTTTTGCTGGACCGTCACTACTTTGGTCAAAACATGGACCAAAGAAATAAAATTCGGAAGTGAGGTGTGATTGGTTGCCCTAGGCAGCATAGATCTACTCAATGTAGAGAAGACCTCATAGCAAATATAGTGCATTGATTTAAGCTATTACAATTGTCAGTTCATGTGGAAAGTAAATTTAgaaaagacaaaagagaggatTTTCTGTGCAAAAATGTGGTGTATGAAAGATGTCAGGATGATAATACAATCAAGAACTGGACTGAAAATGGGGAAATgaaagaaatgaataaacactaAATGGAAAGGCAAAAAATGGAAGCTAACAGAAAAGACAATCAAAGGTTGTTCCACTGGCAGATCAAGAGCGAAGGGATAAAATGGGGAGCGGTTCCAATGTGAGATCAAAATAAAAGCTGaaggaataaaataaaatactgcTGTGGTCACTATAAAAGAAGAGGTCATTGAGATGTTGATGGGCTAAAAACTAAAAAAGGGGAATTACTAGAAAGGCTTTCTGTCATAACAGAAACCAACAGTTCCAGGCATTGTAGGCTGCTGAGAGAAGAGCATAAAATGCAACAGTATAGTCATAATCTCCCAGAGACTAGGGAATTGTAATTTTATCACCCCAtgttcaaatacaaaaggaaTTAAGAACAAACCCAGCAATCACAGGCCTGTCAGTTTGGCCTTCATATTTAATATCGGCTTATTTTGACTTCTATCAGTAGGTCATTTGCTTTACCTATTGCTGCCAAGTTAATACTTGTACAGCAAATTATTGAAAACCTTGGAGAAATCTAATATCAAATAAGTACACTAAGACCCATCAATGATGAAAGAATAACTAAAATAGGTAAGAATCAACAAGGTATGCACATTGTTTACAGATAGAATCAGAGATATTTAATTAATACTCTTCCTAAAGCTACAACAGAAATTGTAATAGGATAGGGATGATATTAAAGCTGACCAAAAAGGTAAGATGTTTGAGATCAAAAAGGCATAGATAACTGATAAAAAGAACAACATCCTATGGAACGAAGAGAGGGCACAAAAAATGGAATTTGTGCAAAACGAGACGCATTAATTAAAAAATCAAACATAGCTTTATAGTTTAAAAAGGGCCTGAATTGAGTGGCTGATGCACACGAGAGGAACTTTGAGATATATATtcaggaaaaatggaaaaaaaaggtacAGAGTGGCAACAAGTGAGAGATTTTCAGGGTACGTGATAAAGAATCAGCGATTTGTGCTCTATTTTCTCTGGTGTATCAACTTAGCACCTTTCACCTTTATAGGGTGGTTTGGCAGGGTTAACAGGGCAAACTTTGTGCTTTAACAATTCAAATTTGCACAGAACATTATGAAAACAATTAACATGGAACATCTTTCTCATTTAACTTCTTCAGGAATCAAACGAATGACAAAAATCCACAAGAAAGATTCTCACAATACTTAAACTTCCATGACTCCCtattgtctgtgagtgtttcctGGAGGCAAGATAAGATTCGTTGCACAGCACTGTGTTGGTAAATTATTTTGTGCAGTCCCACTTTTCTTTATGAATGGTTTAATTACATAGTTTGCTCTTTAAAAACATTGAAAATAGAGGACAACAGTGCAGAGTGATATTTGCTCTTGTATAGGAAGTATTAATTATTGATCTGACTCGGCTGAAGTCTCCAGCTCCTACTGATCTGCTcaagcaaagttaatgaagtcataCTCTCTCTTCATGGTTAAGGTGACTTCCAGTGTGTGAGTGTCAGAGTGGAACTGAGCCCTTCCATTCTTGTTGTCCACTGCATGGGGTAAGTGTAAACCcaacttgctggaaaacaaaaggAAGTCAGAAAAATGACAATGAATTACTAAGGTGTGCTTGCTTAGTGTATACCAATCCTGCAAAACCACCCCCAGTTTAAGAACTACAAGTGACATATATCCATTTTAAGAAGTCCGCAGTCCACGAAGACAGCAAAATAGCTTAATAGACCTACAGTTAGTGTAGTTCAGTTTTATGAGCTTTACCTATAAGGTTGTTTCTGAGATAAGGTTGCTTCAGCGAGCACCACTATCCCCAATCAAATCACTTTTACACATTCAGAGTCTCACTCCCATAGCCTCAGATGGCTATGATGAAGATACGATTACTTGTGCCTTTTGCTGACTACGCATTTGCAGGGAAGGTCTGGGAAAGGTTGCATGGGTCCTTGTCAAGGATCGACTGAGGATCAATTCAACAGAGGATTTTCTGATCTACAGACTGTTTctagagagacacactgagacagACATCAGGCTgatgctggaagatcatcaactagATGAAAAGCACTTCTGTCTGCCTAAAAATTTCTGGTCTTCCAGTGCAATGAGATGTCAATAAGGGAATATTGCCATTCGGTATATTGCAGGCTGCAGAAGTATATGCCGAGAGGCGCACTGAAGCTCTGTGTGGCGAATGTAAAGATTTGGTGGGGAAGGACTGCAGTCTATGGTCCTGCTGCCAATGGGCACACAGGGGCTGTAGTAGTCTCACCAGTACAGGAAGGGAGCATTGCTCTAAGAGGCCACTTGAGTGGGATTGTATTTTGTGAGAAGAATGTTTTAACTTGATGATGTAATGAATGTGAACCGTATTTACTGGCTGTATTCTATTTCCTGGATTTT
Coding sequences within it:
- the LOC140734474 gene encoding cyclic nucleotide-gated channel alpha-2-like isoform X1, which codes for MARQADLITSNNLPARCLSVDTGTGEDMQSCQNGISRSASDDASSELQRVAAMDHRGTGSHKSFRGQGALSRIVHLVVVLREWAHRNLHEQDRRPDSFLERFRGPVLRDVASRACSSPVQDDGQTGKKKKHSVFVIDPAEDFYYRWLVVTSLPVLYNWCFLPCRACFEKLQANHLSLWLTIDYISDAIYILDILVRLRTDIPDSATVSSGHEFPQNLPWFLEQGLLVKDLKKLQHHCIKTFQFKLDVISILPTDLGYVVVGLNYPELRFNRLLKFPRLFEFCDRTETRTNYPNAFRISNLLLYLLIIIHWNACIYYAISKSIGFGRDSWVYPNISDPQHGYLARQYIYSLYWSTLTLTTIGEMPAPVSDVEFLFVVFDFLVGVLIFATVVGNVGSMISNMNASRANFQARVDAIKHYMQFRKVSKEVEARVIKWFDYLWVSQKAVDEGEILKYLPDKLKAEIAINVHLETLRKVRIFQDCEAGLLVELVLKLRPQLFSPGDFICRKGDIGKEMYIIKEGRLAAMADDGVTEFARLGAGSCFGEISILDIKGSKTGNRRTANIRSIGYSDLFCLSKDDLMQALIEFPEAKKVLEERGRNILIKEGLLNEEYMVVLGEKGLEEKIERLESNLDALQTRFARLLNEYSSTQQKLKQRIATIERKVRLIDNGSISDHSDGVYETE
- the LOC140734474 gene encoding cyclic nucleotide-gated channel alpha-2-like isoform X2, whose amino-acid sequence is MARQADLITSNNLPARCLSVDTGTGEDMQSCQNGISRSASDDASSELQRVAAMDHRGTGSHKSFRGQGALSRIVHLVVVLREWAHRNLHEQDRRPDSFLERFRGPVLRDVASRACSSPVQDDGQTGKKKKHSVFVIDPAEDFYYRWLVVTSLPVLYNWCFLPCRACFEKLQANHLSLWLTIDYISDAIYILDILVRLRTGFLEQGLLVKDLKKLQHHCIKTFQFKLDVISILPTDLGYVVVGLNYPELRFNRLLKFPRLFEFCDRTETRTNYPNAFRISNLLLYLLIIIHWNACIYYAISKSIGFGRDSWVYPNISDPQHGYLARQYIYSLYWSTLTLTTIGEMPAPVSDVEFLFVVFDFLVGVLIFATVVGNVGSMISNMNASRANFQARVDAIKHYMQFRKVSKEVEARVIKWFDYLWVSQKAVDEGEILKYLPDKLKAEIAINVHLETLRKVRIFQDCEAGLLVELVLKLRPQLFSPGDFICRKGDIGKEMYIIKEGRLAAMADDGVTEFARLGAGSCFGEISILDIKGSKTGNRRTANIRSIGYSDLFCLSKDDLMQALIEFPEAKKVLEERGRNILIKEGLLNEEYMVVLGEKGLEEKIERLESNLDALQTRFARLLNEYSSTQQKLKQRIATIERKVRLIDNGSISDHSDGVYETE